A single region of the Gemmata palustris genome encodes:
- a CDS encoding polysaccharide biosynthesis/export family protein: MTAARRCKLLFVVAGLAMVATGCMHGSHAGYFGTPPMPNDANAHIQVPPEDAVPREMKKITLPPYVIEAPDQLLIEVVQRTKVPDFDPVSGKVITGIDGKDRMKDVTIPLTVQPVSGPFQVRLDGSVGLGFWGAVPVAGLTLDQAAEAIRTHLAQQFTLSKFETQPESIIVIVDVIAYNSKRYYIIVDGGGQGAGEQVVSFPITGSETVLDAISNIGGLSDVSSRRNIWIARRTPHAGQPWQILPVDWVGMSQHGITYTNYQVMPGDRIYVKAQRLVTIDRTLARLIAPVERVFGITLLGSSTVNQIAGRGNGFGNNN, encoded by the coding sequence ATGACAGCGGCGCGTCGGTGCAAGCTCTTGTTCGTCGTCGCCGGACTCGCAATGGTCGCCACCGGCTGCATGCACGGGTCGCACGCGGGCTACTTCGGAACGCCCCCGATGCCCAATGACGCGAACGCGCACATCCAGGTGCCGCCGGAAGACGCCGTTCCGCGTGAAATGAAGAAGATCACGCTCCCGCCCTACGTCATCGAAGCGCCGGACCAACTGCTCATCGAAGTCGTGCAGCGGACCAAGGTGCCGGACTTTGATCCGGTAAGCGGCAAAGTGATCACTGGCATTGACGGGAAGGACCGCATGAAGGACGTGACCATCCCGCTCACGGTCCAGCCGGTCTCGGGGCCGTTCCAGGTTCGGCTCGACGGGTCCGTCGGCCTCGGGTTCTGGGGCGCGGTGCCGGTCGCGGGTCTGACGCTCGATCAAGCGGCCGAAGCGATCCGCACGCACCTCGCTCAGCAATTCACGCTGAGCAAGTTCGAGACGCAGCCGGAGAGCATCATCGTGATCGTGGACGTGATCGCGTACAACAGCAAACGGTATTACATCATTGTCGACGGCGGAGGTCAGGGCGCCGGGGAGCAGGTCGTGTCGTTCCCCATCACCGGCAGCGAAACCGTGCTGGACGCGATTTCCAATATCGGGGGCCTGTCCGACGTGTCTAGCCGCCGGAACATCTGGATCGCACGCCGCACGCCGCACGCCGGGCAGCCGTGGCAGATTCTACCCGTGGACTGGGTCGGGATGAGTCAACACGGCATCACGTACACGAACTACCAGGTGATGCCGGGGGACCGCATCTACGTGAAGGCCCAGCGCCTCGTGACCATCGACCGCACGCTCGCACGCCTCATCGCGCCCGTCGAGCGGGTGTTCGGGATCACGCTCCTCGGGTCGAGCACTGTGAACCAGATCGCCGGGCGCGGCAACGGGTTCGGGAACAACAACTGA